Within Pelotomaculum schinkii, the genomic segment ACTAAGGGTAACAAATGTTAACTAATATTGGAAGGATTTATTATGGCTCAAAATATCGGCCTGTCCGATGGCGAATGGAAACTGATGAATCTTTTATGGGAGGAAGCGCCGCGTACGATTGCGCAGCTTGTTTACGCTTTGAAGGATGATACCGGATGGACGAAGGGAACCATTTTTATGATGCTCTCCAGAATGAATGACAAGGGTGCGGTTCGCTTTGAAACTGGAGAGCGCTCCAAGCTCTATTATCCTGTATTGAAAAAGGAGGATGCAACCTCCTACGAAACCGGGAGCTTTCTTAGTAAGGTCTTCGGCGGCAGTATCGGGCTGATGGTGGCGTCCATGGCAGGGCAAAAGGAGCTGACCAAAGAGGACATTGACGAGTTGTACGCCATCTTGCGCGAGGCGGAAAAAGAGGCGGGCAAATGATCGAGTGTATCATCACCTCGTCCGTGCTGATTGCGGTTATGATTGCTTTGCGTTTCCTGTTCCGTGGAAAAATCAGCTGCAGGCTGCAATATGCCTTGTGGGGGTTGGTTTTGCTCCGACTGCTGATGCCGTTTCCGCTGCTTGGAAGCCAGCTCAGCGTAATGAACGCAATACCGGACAGCATGCCAATTTCAGGACAGCATATCAGCGGAACGTCCGGCGGTATTGGAGACACTGCCGACAACTCTGACAATTCAGTTTTAGCGGGGAACGCAACCGGCGTCCATTACGCTGAAACGATGAGCGCAAATGAGATATTGCGCCTTATTTGGATAGTCGGTGCCATCGTGGCTGGGTTGTGGATTCTCGGCACAAATTTTGTATTTTACAGGCGGCTTCATAAAGCACGCAGAGCTTATGACGCCGCTGACTTCAAACTGCCGGTCTATGTCAGCGGACATATCGCTTCGCCCTGCCTGTTCGGTATCATTCATCCGGGGGTTTATCTGACGCCGAAAGCGGCGGAAGACGAAAACAATGCCAGCTATGTCCTCGCGCATGAGCTGTGCCATTACCGCCATGGCGACCATATCTGGTCAATTCTGAGGGGCGTATGCCTTGTGGCTTACTGGTGGAACCCGCTTGTCTGGGCCGCGGCAATCCTCTCTCGCGCTGACAGCGAGCTGGCCTGCGACGAGTCGGTGATCAAACAGATTGGTGAGGAAAAGCGCCTGGCTTACGGGCATACGCTTGTCGATATGATTACCGTCAAAAAAGCTCCTTCCGGTATCCTATATGCTGCAACCACGATGATTTCCGGAAAACGGGGCATCAAGGAGAGACTGAATATGATTATTAAGAAACCAAAAACTTTTATACCCGCTATGGTTACCGTTCTCCTGGCCGTCGCCGTATGCGTTGGCGGCACCTTTACCGGGGCGAAAGCTGCTTCCCTTTCCGCTGAGGAAGCGCTTACACAGCTTGCGGCAAGCGCCTACCATACAAAAGACGAAGTAAGCTTCCGAATCCCGCAAGGCTATGAAAAGCCTGAAAAATGGAATATTCATATAGCTGGCAGACTTGAATCGGACGGGTTTTCACAAAGCGTCCATCTGCTTGAAGATGTAAACGATTCTAAAACATGGAAACCGGGAGAGCGCTACAGCCTCCCCTTAAATGATCATTATACAGAGCTGACGCTTACAGCATATCTGCCCGGTGAAAACGGGAAAACGCTGGAAAAGACCGTTAATCTGCTGAACACACCTTCTTTTTCCGTGTCCTACTCATTGACCCAACTCAAAAACGGCAAGGTCCAATCGTCCCTTTCGCCGCTGTCGGGTGACAAAGCAAAGCTTGCTGAAGATTTAATCTTTGATTATATGGTAAAATCCGCCGCGTGGCCGGGTGTTGATATAAAAACGCTCAACGAATGTTATCTGCTGCGCGCAACCTATCCGGATGGCACGGCAACCGATTACTATGCCTATTTGCATGACGGAAAATCCGTCATGCAACAGGGTACTGACGGGTATTACAGCCGGATAGATGACGGGCTTTATGAAAAACTGGCTGATCTGGCGCAGGGCATTACGGCAGCGGCCGGCAGCGTGGAGGGATCAACCAACACCACTGTAAACATTGACCGCAGCGACCTTAACGCCTGCGTCTCCGACGCGATTATTACCGCCAATACCGATCAATACCACAGCGGCGATTTTTCAGCCGAAGCCCATACGGTTCTCAAAACCGTGGAAAGCGGTAACACAACCACGGTCTACGCAATGGCGCTCTATATGGAGTTCGGCTACGCGAACGGCGGTTTTTCAGAAACTGGCGGAAGCCACATGCCGGTAGCGGTCACCTTTGAGAAAAATGCCGCCGGAAAATACGATCTGAAAGAATACTGGATGCCGAAGGACGGAACCTATTACGCTCCCTCCATTAAAGAGAAATTCCCCTCCGATATTTATAAGAACGCGCTTGACACACAGAAATACATCCTGGCTCAGACACAGGCCTGCTACGCACAGGCGGTTAAATATAGCGAGGTGAACACGGATGCCGTCCTCTCAAAGCTCGTTGATACCATCTGTTCATCTCCCGCCGAGGCGTCAAATCCGGGAGCCTATATCGAAGAGCACCCGATCGAGTACAGAGCGCTTCTGTACTACGGCGATTACACGCTAAGATACGCGTATGCCGAGTTTCTAAAGGGCGGGCAGACAGACCTTCGGGGTCAAATTCTGCTGTCCGCCATGCGTGAGCTGCTCGGCGAGGAGAATATTGGAAAGGATATCGGCCCGGCGCAGAAATGGTTTGACAAATGGAAAGATAACGCATTGAGTCTGCGCGATGCAAACTCAATGGAGTTTATGGAAAAGAATTATCCCAAAACCGCCATTTTACTGCAAATGTTGGATAAGAATATTTATTGAAATTGAAACGGGATAGCCGGCAATACTTGCCGCTATCCCGTTTCCAAATCACATCCCCAAGACAGTCCAGTCAATACTAAAGACAGTAAATAATCTGCGTCTGCCAATTACCCTGCTGACACATCTCGTTTTTTTAGCCATATAACAGCAAATAGAATGCAAACCATAAGATAGAAAATGCTGTTGAGAACAAACTGTTCCGTACTGCACTGCATTGCTCCGCCAGGTTGGTTTGCGCGCATGCCCAGGCATAAAAGGGAATACGGAAACCATACACCATAACCCTTGGCCAGCGCCGCCAACCCCGCGACACCGCCGATCAGCGCGATTCCCACCGGTACGGCGAAACTGCGGATTATAAGCGAAACACATAACTGGAGAGCACAGATCACGATCCCGCCGACAGCGCCGCACAGAAGCCAAACCGGAAGCTCCGGCGGAACCGGAGCGGCCAGACCCGAAAGCCTGCCGGAAATCACAAACAGCATACCGATCCATACCTGTGTCAGCAGAACCATAACGGAGGCGGATATGAGCTTTGCAAGATAAACATACGAAACCGGTACGGGCGCCGTCATGACAGCATTCCAGTTGTGATTGCTATGTTCCAGGCGGCACAAATAAGAGCAGTA encodes:
- a CDS encoding BlaI/MecI/CopY family transcriptional regulator, which produces MAQNIGLSDGEWKLMNLLWEEAPRTIAQLVYALKDDTGWTKGTIFMMLSRMNDKGAVRFETGERSKLYYPVLKKEDATSYETGSFLSKVFGGSIGLMVASMAGQKELTKEDIDELYAILREAEKEAGK
- a CDS encoding M56 family metallopeptidase translates to MIECIITSSVLIAVMIALRFLFRGKISCRLQYALWGLVLLRLLMPFPLLGSQLSVMNAIPDSMPISGQHISGTSGGIGDTADNSDNSVLAGNATGVHYAETMSANEILRLIWIVGAIVAGLWILGTNFVFYRRLHKARRAYDAADFKLPVYVSGHIASPCLFGIIHPGVYLTPKAAEDENNASYVLAHELCHYRHGDHIWSILRGVCLVAYWWNPLVWAAAILSRADSELACDESVIKQIGEEKRLAYGHTLVDMITVKKAPSGILYAATTMISGKRGIKERLNMIIKKPKTFIPAMVTVLLAVAVCVGGTFTGAKAASLSAEEALTQLAASAYHTKDEVSFRIPQGYEKPEKWNIHIAGRLESDGFSQSVHLLEDVNDSKTWKPGERYSLPLNDHYTELTLTAYLPGENGKTLEKTVNLLNTPSFSVSYSLTQLKNGKVQSSLSPLSGDKAKLAEDLIFDYMVKSAAWPGVDIKTLNECYLLRATYPDGTATDYYAYLHDGKSVMQQGTDGYYSRIDDGLYEKLADLAQGITAAAGSVEGSTNTTVNIDRSDLNACVSDAIITANTDQYHSGDFSAEAHTVLKTVESGNTTTVYAMALYMEFGYANGGFSETGGSHMPVAVTFEKNAAGKYDLKEYWMPKDGTYYAPSIKEKFPSDIYKNALDTQKYILAQTQACYAQAVKYSEVNTDAVLSKLVDTICSSPAEASNPGAYIEEHPIEYRALLYYGDYTLRYAYAEFLKGGQTDLRGQILLSAMRELLGEENIGKDIGPAQKWFDKWKDNALSLRDANSMEFMEKNYPKTAILLQMLDKNIY
- a CDS encoding ABC transporter permease, with the translated sequence MFLRTLLAERMKLHHSPVWLAFLIIPILPAVMGTFNYLQNIGILQNQWYSLWTQHTIFTCYFFLPATIGVYCSYLCRLEHSNHNWNAVMTAPVPVSYVYLAKLISASVMVLLTQVWIGMLFVISGRLSGLAAPVPPELPVWLLCGAVGGIVICALQLCVSLIIRSFAVPVGIALIGGVAGLAALAKGYGVWFPYSLLCLGMRANQPGGAMQCSTEQFVLNSIFYLMVCILFAVIWLKKRDVSAG